One Candidatus Dependentiae bacterium DNA window includes the following coding sequences:
- a CDS encoding ABC transporter ATP-binding protein, with the protein MATIYLENIQKQFNQSTDTITVLSGITQTFVSAHTYALTGVSGTGKSTLLSILAGLEEPTLGSVYYNNHNTSMLTHKAKNQLLNQTIGLVFQMPYLIHELSVLENIMIKGLISPTSSVKKEDALQLLDRVGLSSKANFLPATLSGGEQQRVAIARAVVNNPDFILADEPTAHLDERNREAIMTLLLDCQKEYGTGLIIACHDPAVWQKMDTILELHHGLIQEKNH; encoded by the coding sequence ATGGCCACTATCTATCTTGAAAATATCCAAAAACAGTTTAACCAAAGCACCGATACTATTACGGTGTTATCAGGCATTACTCAGACTTTTGTAAGTGCTCACACGTACGCACTCACGGGTGTGTCTGGTACAGGTAAATCAACGCTCCTGAGTATTCTAGCTGGTCTTGAAGAGCCAACGCTCGGCAGCGTGTATTATAATAACCATAATACGAGTATGTTAACACATAAAGCAAAAAACCAACTGTTAAATCAAACCATAGGGTTAGTTTTTCAGATGCCCTATTTGATTCATGAGCTCTCAGTGCTTGAAAATATTATGATCAAAGGCTTAATTTCGCCTACTAGTTCGGTTAAAAAAGAAGACGCGTTACAACTTCTTGATCGTGTTGGTTTAAGTAGTAAAGCAAATTTTTTACCAGCAACGCTTTCGGGCGGTGAGCAGCAAAGAGTTGCTATAGCACGCGCAGTTGTTAATAATCCTGATTTTATTCTTGCTGATGAGCCTACAGCACATCTAGATGAACGTAATCGTGAAGCTATTATGACTTTGTTGCTTGATTGTCAAAAAGAATACGGCACTGGTCTTATTATTGCTTGTCATGATCCGGCAGTATGGCAAAAAATGGATACGATACTTGAGCTACACCACGGCCTGATTCAAGAAAAAAATCACTAA
- the orn gene encoding oligoribonuclease, translating to MDRLQTNLVWIDLEMTGLNLPEDTILEMASLVTNNNLDIIGYGPALVIHQSDETLAKMDAWNQKYHTASGLVDQVRRSTVSLQEAEEQTLIFLQQFVVTGTASLCGNSVWQDRAFIHQHMPKLDAFLNYRIIDVSSIKEVVRRWYPRSAGAKFVKPDNHRALEDIVQSVEELKYYRTHFFIADVSSLQGT from the coding sequence ATGGACAGATTACAAACCAATTTAGTGTGGATAGATTTAGAAATGACTGGCCTTAATTTGCCTGAAGATACTATTTTAGAGATGGCTAGTCTAGTGACAAATAACAATCTAGACATTATTGGCTATGGTCCTGCTTTGGTTATCCATCAATCGGATGAGACATTAGCTAAAATGGATGCATGGAACCAAAAATATCATACAGCTTCGGGTCTTGTTGACCAAGTGCGACGTTCAACGGTTTCTTTACAAGAAGCAGAAGAACAAACGCTTATATTTTTGCAGCAATTTGTTGTAACCGGCACAGCATCTTTATGTGGTAATTCTGTATGGCAAGATAGAGCTTTTATCCATCAGCATATGCCTAAACTTGATGCTTTTCTTAATTATAGAATTATTGATGTAAGTTCCATAAAAGAAGTGGTACGTCGTTGGTACCCAAGAAGCGCTGGTGCTAAATTTGTAAAACCAGATAATCATCGTGCTTTAGAAGATATTGTTCAATCAGTTGAAGAACTTAAATATTATCGTACTCATTTTTTTATTGCTGACGTAAGCTCTTTACAGGGCACGTAA